The region tttatatataattatttatttatttgaaatttatatgacaatgatacaaatttaataaatataattaataaattatataaataaaattaagcaaatgtgcattgcacgttgcttgtatctagtatatatatatatatgatgaaattaagtttaatttaaaattttaaaatgtacataataatattattttttaaatcaattattatatttatataatttataagttaattaaaagatatatacaaatattatttttaaatataaatacatgTCATACAACAtacatttaataaaatattaatatatttttttaaattataatttttatactattaattaaatattaaatataaaatttatataaataaaaggtATAATTCTTACTTCAATTTTAgtttttctttataatttttttaatataacttTTATTAATTGATGTATGTTATTAGTTAGATCAATCCAATGATAAATAAGGTGTTGTTATGAGTTATTAAGATGATGGAGATTTTAGCGGTGTCGAAATTGAATTAGGTGTAAGTTAAGATATAATTGAAGAAATAGAGAGAAtcattgatgattttttttttttgttatagacagcttttttttttaatttggattTAAGACATTTATAATTGTGTTATAGGTATGGATTTCAATTTTgataattatgtgtttaaatatatattttgattttgaaCAGCATATagattttgaaaattatatttattttgaattttttttttaaattttaataaggtAGGTTAACACATAGGTATCATATATCCGTCAAGGTATTACCCATCCTACccgcaaaaaataataatagggTAAACAGGTAGGATATGAGTAGATTTTTTTAGGGTAGTATACCCATTCCCACTCCTAAGCCTCAAGGCATATTATTATATAAGTGTTGTctcaaatatttaattttttttatatatatataaacatacaaagctttaataaaaaacaataataaatcataacatataattaaatattagaCTGTggtctttccttttttttttaaaaaaaatgaatattagaaaataaaagtaaagtaaagtaaaatgcaattacatgtttaaacGTAACATAAAATGTCTCACAACACAAGTAACACTCAAGTAAAAATAAAAGACTAGTTTTTGGAGCTAGAAATCTATACAACTAGACTTAGAACTTATCATTacactttttattttaaaaaaaaccatatttttgcactCTATTAAAAACTCCATAGAAAATATAATTTcctcatttttttatataatgaatATAGCTTAGGGCTATGTTTGGGagtaagaaataaaaaaataatgaatggACCTACCAACCCctcaaattagaaaaataaaatatcaaatggACTTGTTTAATGAGCTTTAAATCACTAATTTTACAATAACAATGTCTCTATCCAAATATAATTCTAAAATAAACTAATTCTCCTTACTCTTCTTTTACCAAATAACTTGTAATGccattaatatataataaataaccTATTCTCAACTTTATTAACCTTTCTTTTTACAAGAACAAAGGAGGATGAATATAAAAATTTCTTTTCCTCTACAATTACTAAAACTACAAGAATATAGAAAACGTTGTCATCACCAAGGTAATAGTTGGCTAGTTGGGAAAGGGGCTCAAAATATTCAAAACTCATCATCTTCATAGCCAAACTCGTAACCATCTTCTTCCATGTTCCAATCATTGATCCCGTTATCGTATCCTTTTTCGATATTTTCATCATCTGAACCTACTTCATCATTATTGTCCTCAATGTCTGACTTGTGTTCTTTATCGTTAGGGCTGTGCCCATAAGAGTCGTCGTCATTTGATAATTTGGGAGCTTTATTTGCAGGGGTCACCTATGAGTAGAGATGAGAAAAAAGAGCAAGAGTTAACAAACAATAGTCTCAGACTAATTACAATTCAGAAGACAAGAAACAAGAACTCCAAACTTCTTTACTATTTACTAGAGACTAAGAGATGAATGTCATCTTACTTCGTCGAAGACCTTCTCCAACATATCGAGGTTGACTTTTGAAAGTAATCGCTGTTGAGAAACGGTTGAAGCAAAtcagaagaaaaatatgaaatCTGATTACATCTTGCATAATGTAAAAACTAAATGCAGAAACCATCAAAGCTATTTTATGACTAATTAATTTGTTACTTGTTGAACAAGCAAGCATGACGGTGGTCTCTCAACCAATAGTGATGACTTTGAAGCTAAATAATGATAATGATAAGCATTTCACTTTAATGAATGTAAGCATGAACTGCCTTGCCTTTTTACTTAACATTTGGCGTGCTGCTTCTGCAGCAGTTTGAGGATTGGCATTAGAATCTTGTTTCTGGCGCCTCTCCTAGTTTAGAATAAACACAAAAACTTCAATAACCTTGAAATTAGATCAAGAATAACGAATTGCAATTATAATTTCAAGACTAAAAGGCCAGAATTAATGTTAATTAGGACAGGACCTTTTTCGGCTTTGAACCCTTGTCGCCATCCCCATTATTTAGCTTTGCTGCCTGTTCCTGAAGATCCACATAGGTACCACTTCGTTTAGTTTGCTATATCATATCACCatatgaaattaattaataatcagataataataaaaatgaaattcTAACCTCCAAATGTTCTCTGTACAAGTCTTCCCAGATGGCCGTCTTGTACCGTGTCTCCTCCTCATTGTTAAGGTATCCATTTACCTAATAGAAATAaatcaatttttaaataaatgagaaaCTTTGAGGTTGTCTACTAGCGCCATTGATCTAAGCATCCATATATACTTATCTAAGAGATGGTGCAGACTTGAAATGGATCATAAACAAATAGCACAAAAACAACATATTCTGAAAACATCAATACAATCTTATGCAGAAGATGTATTTGCAAGTTGGACTTACAAAACAGAGACTGATACTGAGAAGATAAACATTTGTTTGAGCATATTCTCATGCAACTCTTGGAACATGATAAGGAAAAGTAAAGACACTCTAAAACATTAGTCAAATCTCTGACATAGAATCATCTAAATGTGCATGCCCAATGGCAAGGCATGCACAAAATCTAAATCTGGTTTACCATGGGAAATAACagtataaaaaaatatcatacaGAAAAAAGGAAACTACCTTCGAACTGCAGTCGAGAAAAATCATGAAACAATTAAAGACCTAAAACTTTGGTCATCGTGTATAAAGAAAGCTAATtacaattgaaaaaaaaaaatcttgcaAGACTAGAGAAGCAAATTGTATCTTTCTAGACTAAAACTTTACCATCACTCCTCAGGCTGGTTCAAAGATCTTTCCAAGCCAAGCTTATAAGTTATACTTGGAAGTTGGAAATATTAGCTAGCTGGCCTCTAGAAGGAACAACCCAACAAACTTGACCAGCGATGTGGGCAAAGTATGGGTTGGAAGATGCATTAAGGTGGGGAAGAAAGGGAGAAAGATATTGTGAACAAGGCTTATACCATTATAATCTTGAGCTTAAATAATAAGGCTCTTTGGAAAGTCTCCAGAGAGACTCAACTACTTGGCTTTGGTTAATATATGAAGCCTTCTACATGATTTAATTGCTGGAAGACTATTCTACAGTGGGAAACTATAATGGAGACACAGTCAGGAGATCAGGTAACAATCAGTGATGTACTCTGAAGATATAGATCCCATTTTGGTTATCAGAATAAAAGGGAGGTAATTACAGAAAGGCATAAAGGGAAACAAAATTAGTGTAATCTGGCATGTCTAGAAGGAAGACTAGTATGATATCTTATTAAACCaaatttttttctctaaaaaataaTAGATAATCCTCTACTCCAGCTTCATAGCTAAGGTCCATAAAACCAAAAAAATCTACTTATCATTACAAAAACTACAGCCACGTTAAATGAGGTGACATACCTCTACATCATCGATATCGGAAAGACCATCTGATTCATCACTAGTAAGATTACTTGTAGAAGTAAACTTAGAGGCCTTATCAGAAGTGTCATTTGACGTTCCATCTCCAACAACAGCTGGAAAAGCAGTCACAGAATCAATCAAATGTATTGTAACAAGAAACAGAACTTAAAAATTCCAAAATCTACAAAACAAGTAAGCTTACTGTCAGACTCTGCGGTTCCCAATTTTTCTTTATCGTTCGAGTTTTGGTCACATTCAGAGAAAGATTCAACATTCTTGTTCTGAAATAAACATAAATGTGTATGTTAATATAAGATTTAGTGAccagataaaaaataaaaagcagTAAAGAGAGGCACGAGAATTGAAGAATAATATGAATAATAAGACACAAATATCACATAATTGCAGTCTCCAAATTCTTGATACTATTATTTTAAATCTGTGCAAAcaacattataaatatatatacaaaccCTTGAACTTACTCTATAACACAATCCAATCATTAATTTTTCATCAAACATTGTAGATAAAATTAGTCTAGACCAAAAAAGAACATAAAAGTCAAAGAAAACAATATGGTGATGGAAGGCAAGAAACTGACTGTTTTATCTGCATGCTCAGTTGTTTTATCCCCATGCTGGAGATCAACTTCTGAATCATCTGATTTAGCAGCTGCATTGGCAACTCTCGTTCTTTCAGCAAGCTGGAAGGCAGGAGGATCTGATCCCCCACTAAGTCCGCCAGAAATTTCCATGAACTGCAATGACACAAGCACACATGAagagcagaaacagaaaaacagaaTTTGACAATTGTCATGAGCAGTTGCAGCTTACATCTCTGAAACAACTCTCGCATAGCCCATGAGCAAAAGGAGGTGGAGCTTCGTTACTATCTTTATGCTGACAAAGCAATTCCCCAGACTTTTGGGGACCATTAGATGACAggttggagtttttgagctccaTGGCATTATTGTTCAACTCTTCAATCTGttcaaaaatattaatcaaattataTATACTGAAACAAGAGATCAATGTAGACATGTCAAAAGATGAAAAAATAGATGGTCATCACCAAGAATACTCCTAGCGGCTTACCACAACTAATTCATAAGCAGCTAAAATAACTGAATAATTAACGAACAGACTTATACTGGTAACCAAAATGTTGCTTTCACAATGCACTAGTTAATTAATTAGTTTCCACACACAAATTTCAATTTGCAGTTTGATCACAGAAAAGTGAGGTGATTCCTTTGTGCTTCATGGTAACATTCTAAGAAATTCATAGACATGCAActtatgatttattttttttgGATCTGGTAGCACACTTGATGCTGTTAAATGAGGCAAAGCCTCATTACATGGAGGACCCAGGTTTGAACCTGGGACCTCTGCCTACACCCAACCCCCTCACCACTGAGACCAAGCCCAGTGGATTAACATGCAACTTATGATAACTTATGACTAATAACTTTGCTATAGTTTCATGGTAAAATACTAATAACTTTGATGTCATATTGAAAGAAGAAAACCATAAATCTCTCTTTCACCTCACTAGTATGCTATGACGGGCAAGAATGCTGAAAGTTTTGACAGGGACTATTGCTAAGAGGGCTGAAGTTGAAATGTGTCATGCACATAATATTTTAAGTCAATGTTTGTGCTGAATTAAAAAAAGAATTTAAGGAATCTTTGGCAACAAAGAAACAGGAGGACTTTAAAAGAACTGTTCGCTCATTCTCCTTTTCCATTTCATTCCTACTTCTTCATAAGTatgttgttttatttattatttatttcacTTTTTTAATGCTCGCTCAGTTGCTTGTAATACATTAAAATAACAagttaagaaaaaataaatagaCATCGTAACATGAAAGAGAAGAACAATAGTGCAAGAGACTGTCATTCAGAAAAACTTACAGTTAAGCTCCCTGAATCTGTGTTCTCGAACTCAATCAATCGCTTTCGCAATGTTACTTCACAAATATGTACTATTTTTACCTAGTGAAAAAAAGAGATCCATCCGTCACAGTTCTAAGAGAGATCATTTCACGTATTCATGAGTAAATGAAAAATAGGCATGTCCAATTCATGTATTTATGAGTAAATAAAAATAGACATATCCAATATAAAAACACAAAAGAAACAAAAAGGCAATTTTTTTTCATCTTTGGTTTTCCAAAAGTGATTCAGCAGTTGGCACTAACAAATAATAAATGATTAATATGCAGATCACCAATTTATGATTGATTCATAGTAGAAGACAgatgaaaattttaaaaacaacAAACTGCAGACATTATAATTCTATCGTTTTTCAAAAAAGGTAGTATGTCTTTTAAAGGACTAATCACTAAAATTAGATTGTTGCTAAATGGCACCTTAAGGTACCCAAACATCATGATTTGGCGTTTTATGTTTGGTTTAGAGTGCCTAACACCACTTATTATAATATAAGAAATAGGGTCCAATTTTAAAGTTAACCATACATAAAATGCTACATGTGGTGTTGGGCAGTTTAAAATGTCTTATAGCATTAGTCATTAAATTATTACAAAAACAATGCATTCACAAAAttcaaatcaacaaatcaaactTGCAATCCATAATAATAGCTGGACTTACCACATCTAATTTTGTTAAATTATGCCCATGTGCAAGAGCAGAGATGTATAATGCTGCACCACATAACCCGCTTGGTTTTCTGCCTGTCTGTATAACATGTAGCTATAGTAAGATTCACTtgcataaatattatatataactaCTAATTTAAGAGATACAGAGGTTCACTGGCTAGTAGGATTAATGGGTTGTAAGGTTTTTTTCATTGCCAAATACTTTGGCAAATAAATAAAGCTAGGCAGAAACAGGTAGCTGCATAGCAGAAAACTTGGTAAACTTGGTGAGGAACTCTTGGAGTTTTGGTGTGAGATTGTTTTTAGTGAAACGCTTTTCTTCTTCATTGAGTGGTGCATTCATGTGAATGTATCATGTTGTAATACTAATCTAATAGTTAGGGCTGTAGCAAGATTAATCAAGGTTAATATAACAAAGGAGAAATAAAAGTACTTTATGCCTTCATGAATCGAGGTGAAAAAGAAGCGTTTGGAAACAAAAATCATCTCTCTACTGAAATCATACCTGCATCCAGTCTCGCTTCATGCTAGCTATGATGCGCATTGCAGTTCTAGAAACCTCAACATCTTTTCCAGCTAGTAACTCTAGAATcccaaaaagaaaaggaaaaatttAATGTTGCTTACAAAATAATTGAAGATATAACAATTCAAAAATATAGCATGCATCAAAGTCAAACTAACTACTGTAATCACTATAGAAGCTAACACTTCTGGAATCATCTCTCATTTTGGTCATCAATTTCAGTTTTATTCTTATCCAACAAAATAATTCTGTAACCATCAAACTTTGATTTTAATCATCAGAATGTTGTTCAGCATGTTTTGGGGCAAATGGTTTTTGCAAAAGAAGGGTAAAGCTGT is a window of Humulus lupulus chromosome 4, drHumLupu1.1, whole genome shotgun sequence DNA encoding:
- the LOC133831505 gene encoding uncharacterized protein LOC133831505, translating into MWCTHCQKDCPTTEETGRICCDFCGRVISDAFFTEEPSFVKGPGGESHLSGNFVKSIASSVSDSFRRTLDRGKDEIRHIVLLLNMDEAMVGPSFSLYKMAVERNFTRGRRTTQVAAACIYIACRTSNPPKPYLLIDFSEALSINVYVVGATFLQLCQLLSLGEHNIIKRPIDPTLFIPRFTEKLLAGKDVEVSRTAMRIIASMKRDWMQTGRKPSGLCGAALYISALAHGHNLTKLDVVKIVHICEVTLRKRLIEFENTDSGSLTIEELNNNAMELKNSNLSSNGPQKSGELLCQHKDSNEAPPPFAHGLCESCFRDFMEISGGLSGGSDPPAFQLAERTRVANAAAKSDDSEVDLQHGDKTTEHADKTNKNVESFSECDQNSNDKEKLGTAESDTVVGDGTSNDTSDKASKFTSTSNLTSDESDGLSDIDDVEVNGYLNNEEETRYKTAIWEDLYREHLEEQAAKLNNGDGDKGSKPKKERRQKQDSNANPQTAAEAARQMLSKKRLLSKVNLDMLEKVFDEVTPANKAPKLSNDDDSYGHSPNDKEHKSDIEDNNDEVGSDDENIEKGYDNGINDWNMEEDGYEFGYEDDEF